One window from the genome of Eucalyptus grandis isolate ANBG69807.140 chromosome 7, ASM1654582v1, whole genome shotgun sequence encodes:
- the LOC120295574 gene encoding wall-associated receptor kinase-like 1 — MKILIGIGTGIGAIVLFLLCWWSCKYIRRRREAKLKQKFFVRNGGFLLQQRLSSIQDNHVKKGKLFTSTELDKATDHFNENRILGRGGQGTVYKGMLVDGTIIAVKKAKVIDVEQVEQFINEVIILSEINHRNVVKLLGFCLESEVPLLVYEFVPKGTLYQYLHDPDREFPISWEMRLRIANEVAKALSYLHSDAAIPIYHRDIKSSNILLDEKYRAKVADFGASKLIPIDQTHLTTMVRGTFGYLDPEYYQTSQFTDKSDVYSFGVVLVELLTREKPISQLREEECRNLASYFIISMDENCLFDVLDKEVLDHGDKKEIIAVSNLAKRCLRLHGRYRPTMKEVAMELERVRSLRNPMVVEQNEEEIDHIRTRSIGASSAISMSMRLEAEVELTSMEEDQSLLLSR; from the exons atgaagattttGATTG GGATAGGCACGGGTATCGGAGCCATAGTGTTGTTTCTCCTTTGTTGGTGGTCGTGCAAATACATCAGAAGAAGGCGCGAGGCGAAACTCAAACAAAAATTCTTCGTGCGAAACGGTGGATTTCTGTTGCAACAACGCTTATCTTCTATTCAAGACAATCATGTGAAGAAAGGCAAGTTATTCACCTCAACAGAGTTAGACAAGGCTACGGATCATTTTAATGAGAATCGAATATTGGGTCGAGGTGGTCAAGGAACTGTTTATAAAGGAATGCTGGTAGACGGAACGATCATTGCGGTCAAAAAGGCCAAAGTTATTGATGTAGAACAAGTTGAACAATTCATCAATGAAGTTATTATTCTCTCTGAAATCAATCATAGAAATGTGGTCAAGCTATTAGGATTCTGTTTGGAGAGTGAAGTCCCTCTTTTGGTGTATGAATTTGTCCCCAAAGGAACTCTCTACCAATATCTTCATGATCCAGATAGAGAATTTCCTATCTCATGGGAAATGCGGTTGAGAATTGCCAATGAAGTTGCCAAGGCTCTTTCATATTTGCACTCTGATGCAGCCATACCAATTTATCATCGTGATATCAAGTCATCAAATATACTTTTGGATGAAAAATATCGAGCCAAAGTGGCAGATTTTGGAGCTTCCAAATTGATTCCCATCGACCAAACACACTTGACCACAATGGTGCGAGGAACCTTTGGATACTTGGACCCTGAGTACTACCAAACAAGTCAATTTACGGACAAGAGtgatgtctatagctttgggGTTGTCCTTGTCGAGCTACTAACTAGAGAAAAGCCAATTTCTCAACTAAGGGAAGAAGAGTGCAGAAATCTAGCCTCGTATTTCATCATTTCGATGGACGAGAACTGCTTGTTCGATGTTCTTGATAAAGAGGTATTGGACCATGgcgataaaaaagaaattattgcggTATCCAACTTAGCGAAAAGATGCTTAAGACTTCATGGAAGGTACAGGCCTACAATGAAGGAAGTGGCAATGGAATTGGAGCGAGTACGATCACTACGAAATCCCATGGTTGTCgagcaaaatgaagaagagattGATCACATTAGAACTAGATCTATCGGTGCTTCAAGTGCGATTTCCATGTCAATGCGATTGGAAGCAGAAGTGGAGTTGACTTCAATGGAGGAGGATCAGTCACTCTTACTGTCGAGATGA
- the LOC120295575 gene encoding wall-associated receptor kinase 2-like, whose amino-acid sequence MVIYRLLLKVVVLEIIILGPYHNHIAEADDSMTKPGCRSFCGNLEIPYPFGSNDSDPKCRIYDDSFRVYCDNSFEPPIPHMNIESPRFHILHISLQDHELRINTSISKACYDSSGERQYLGFKPSLILQKFPLSSAKNKFTAVGCDTSARFRDRNGKFSFGCMSSCKNITDVSNGSCSGIGCCQTSIPKNTFDYQISIGSDYNHSDVLDFNPCSYAFVTVNDFYTFSVGDLKQPEFDQSPLVLDWAIGNQTCEEAQKNRTSYMCTENTNCTNAENGLGYKCNCLEGYRGNPYLQNGCNGM is encoded by the coding sequence ATGGTCATTTACAGGCTTCTCTTGAAAGTTGTGGTGCTTGAGATCATCATATTGGGTCCTTACCACAATCACATAGCAGAAGCTGATGATTCAATGACCAAGCCCGGATGTCGAAGTTTCTGTGGAAACCTCGAAATTCCATACCCCTTCGGATCGAACGATAGTGATCCCAAATGCCGCATCTATGATGACTCATTTAGAGTCTATTGTGATAACTCTTTCGAACCTCCCATACCTCACATGAATATAGAAAGTCCTCGCTTCCATATACTCCACATTTCTTTGCAGGATCACGAGCTACGCATCAACACTTCGATTAGTAAAGCCTGCTATGACTCTTCCGGGGAACGTCAGTATCTAGGCTTCAAACCATCTCTCATATTACAAAAGTTCCCCCTATCCAGCGCCAAGAACAAGTTCACTGCAGTCGGTTGCGACACGTCGGCTAGATTCAGAGACCGCAATGGGAAGTTCTCTTTCGGTTGTATGTCTTCGTGCAAAAACATTACGGACGTCAGCAATGGGTCGTGTTCCGGTATCGGTTGCTGTCAAACGAGCATCCCTAAGAACACCTTCGACTACCAAATCTCAATTGGGAGCGATTACAATCATTCCGATGTCCTAGATTTCAATCCTTGCAGCTATGCCTTTGTCACCGTAAATGACTTCTACACCTTCTCGGTTGGTGATCTTAAGCAGCCTGAATTTGATCAGTCTCCTCTAGTTCTCGACTGGGCGATAGGGAATCAAACATGCGAGGAGGCCCAAAAGAACAGGACGAGCTACATGTGCACCGAGAACACCAATTGCACGAATGCCGAAAATGGATTGGGGTATAAGTGCAATTGTTTAGAAGGTTACCGAGGCAATCCTTACCTTCAGAATGGTTGTAATGGTATGTAG